One segment of Dehalococcoidales bacterium DNA contains the following:
- a CDS encoding ArdC-like ssDNA-binding domain-containing protein codes for MVIYRPLQDQMNDFMLFGMSILVMGFIAGITKSLVTDEPEPEKRYVPMTGTKKPAVTVVCPICGEVIAVPEYNSVTRSEALKRHIDKRHSTIGLRPQTLLIEGGERVPAEYRDLTVFLRDPLPEYSLMTLLPAVEVEAGEKKIDAVMKQLKAGVEGIQDSYQFRLFLTTMAKFHDYSIGNQILIMLQKPEATRVAGFNTWKDLGRWVKKGEKGIAILAPVLPPKPKLEEKEEEEELKKIELSPVYFKVVHVFDLSQTEGAELPEFEVPVLTGEVNEELFVRLMDRMKSRGIRVSFESRPHLEPGIKGFYTHGEIWVRPEEPRAQQLKTLVHEIAHYYSEDVFRIPRQDAETIAESAAYVVGAHYGFDTGVRSFPYVALWARDKKVLDQNLSSIRRVAGTILEELEKAG; via the coding sequence ATGGTAATTTACCGACCGTTACAGGACCAGATGAATGATTTCATGCTCTTCGGAATGTCCATCCTCGTTATGGGATTCATCGCCGGCATAACGAAGTCCCTGGTAACCGATGAGCCGGAACCGGAGAAGAGATACGTGCCTATGACCGGAACGAAGAAACCGGCGGTCACCGTTGTCTGCCCCATCTGCGGTGAAGTTATCGCGGTGCCGGAATACAACTCAGTAACCAGGTCGGAGGCGTTGAAAAGGCACATTGATAAGCGGCACTCAACCATCGGGCTGCGCCCCCAGACCCTTCTTATCGAGGGCGGCGAGAGGGTACCGGCAGAGTACCGTGACCTCACCGTCTTCCTGCGAGACCCCTTACCGGAGTACAGCCTTATGACACTGCTGCCGGCGGTGGAAGTGGAGGCGGGAGAGAAGAAGATAGATGCCGTCATGAAGCAGCTCAAGGCCGGCGTCGAGGGTATCCAGGACAGCTACCAGTTCCGGCTCTTTCTTACCACTATGGCGAAGTTTCATGACTACTCCATTGGCAACCAGATCCTCATCATGCTGCAGAAGCCGGAAGCCACAAGGGTGGCTGGCTTCAACACATGGAAGGACTTGGGCCGATGGGTAAAGAAGGGCGAGAAGGGTATCGCCATCCTGGCGCCAGTATTACCGCCGAAGCCTAAGCTTGAGGAGAAGGAAGAGGAGGAGGAACTCAAGAAAATAGAGCTCAGCCCCGTCTACTTCAAAGTTGTTCACGTTTTTGATCTTTCCCAGACCGAAGGTGCCGAACTCCCTGAGTTTGAAGTGCCGGTACTCACTGGCGAGGTCAACGAGGAGCTTTTCGTTAGGCTGATGGACCGGATGAAATCAAGAGGTATCCGGGTGAGCTTCGAGTCCAGACCTCATCTTGAACCGGGGATAAAGGGGTTCTACACGCATGGTGAGATATGGGTACGTCCCGAGGAGCCGAGAGCGCAGCAGCTCAAGACACTGGTTCACGAAATAGCCCACTACTATTCTGAGGACGTCTTCCGGATACCACGTCAGGATGCCGAAACCATCGCCGAAAGCGCCGCCTATGTCGTTGGCGCCCACTACGGCTTCGATACCGGCGTCCGCTCTTTTCCCTATGTGGCTTTGTGGGCACGGGACAAGAAGGTGCTCGACCAGAACCTGAGCTCCATACGCCGGGTGGCCGGCACCATACTTGAGGAACTGGAGAAGGCAGGCTGA